The following proteins come from a genomic window of Solwaraspora sp. WMMA2065:
- a CDS encoding SGNH/GDSL hydrolase family protein, with protein sequence MATLAVRLVAFGAGAAAAAAVATAGTLYGQAKQARRIIPLAEAPPPRGDGVYGSRLPGPPLTLVVLGDSSAAGYGVHRPRETPGALLATGISRRQRRPVRLHRLAVVGARSVGLVPQVEAALELRPDLAVILIGGNDVTHRTPPEVAVGHLVDAVRQLRAAGAEVVVGTCPDLGAIKPIKPPLRWLARRWSRQLAAAQTVAVVEAGGWTVSLGDLLGPRFAAEPGRLYSWDRFHPSAEGYAMAAAVLLPAALGALGASTAARAGVAGREKVRTLPQAAHEAVRHAGTEVRGTRVAGRERGPAGRWARLRRRPRFAGRSWQTAALNWLFGPPGGDRDGDHRKSAVSSDQRVGLSAAGQQD encoded by the coding sequence GTGGCGACACTGGCCGTCCGGCTGGTGGCGTTCGGAGCCGGCGCCGCCGCAGCGGCCGCAGTGGCCACCGCCGGCACCCTCTACGGGCAGGCCAAGCAGGCCCGGCGGATCATCCCGCTGGCCGAGGCACCGCCGCCACGCGGCGACGGGGTGTACGGTTCCCGGCTGCCCGGACCGCCGCTGACCCTGGTGGTGCTCGGCGACTCGTCGGCCGCCGGCTACGGCGTGCACCGCCCCCGGGAGACCCCCGGCGCGCTGCTGGCCACCGGCATCTCGCGCCGGCAGCGGCGACCGGTCCGGCTGCACCGGCTGGCGGTGGTGGGTGCCCGGTCGGTCGGCCTGGTCCCGCAGGTGGAGGCGGCGCTGGAGCTGCGACCGGACCTCGCGGTCATCCTGATCGGCGGCAACGACGTCACCCACCGCACCCCGCCGGAGGTCGCGGTCGGGCACCTCGTCGACGCGGTACGGCAACTGCGCGCAGCCGGGGCCGAGGTGGTCGTCGGTACCTGCCCGGACCTGGGCGCGATCAAACCGATCAAACCGCCGCTGCGCTGGCTGGCCCGTCGGTGGAGCCGACAACTCGCCGCGGCCCAGACCGTCGCGGTGGTCGAAGCCGGCGGCTGGACGGTCTCCCTCGGCGACCTGCTCGGTCCACGGTTCGCCGCCGAACCGGGTCGGCTCTACTCCTGGGACCGGTTCCACCCCTCGGCTGAGGGGTATGCCATGGCCGCCGCCGTCCTGCTGCCGGCGGCGCTCGGCGCGCTCGGCGCCAGCACCGCGGCGCGTGCTGGCGTCGCCGGCCGGGAGAAGGTGCGGACGCTGCCCCAGGCCGCGCACGAGGCCGTCCGCCACGCCGGCACCGAGGTCCGCGGCACCCGGGTGGCCGGCCGGGAACGGGGTCCAGCCGGCCGCTGGGCCCGGCTGCGCCGTCGGCCGAGGTTCGCCGGCCGATCCTGGCAGACCGCCGCGCTCAACTGGTTGTTCGGTCCGCCGGGCGGCGATCGGGACGGCGACCACCGCAAGTCGGCCGTATCCTCCGATCAGCGGGTAGGCCTGTCCGCCGCCGGACAGCAGGACTGA
- a CDS encoding SGNH/GDSL hydrolase family protein: MTSRNIAVRIGRVTAAAVTAGAVGSAALLAGEALLARHRRYAQPELELAVRVALGPASGAPLRLVLLGDSVTLGVGVDRVADTVGGQLARLLAEHEGGSAVAGRRVLLSSVGVAGSRSRDLATQVARALLGERPDVAVVLIGTNDAAALRRPGESAVHLAAAVRRLRSAGTEVVVGTCPDLGAARAIAPPLRQLAGLLGRRTARAQARAGRDAGARVVDLAGETGAVFRADPNTYCHDGYHPSADGYRIWAHALLPAVLAAANTAPHR; encoded by the coding sequence GTGACGTCGAGAAACATCGCTGTACGGATAGGCCGGGTCACCGCCGCCGCGGTCACCGCCGGTGCGGTGGGCAGCGCCGCGCTGCTGGCCGGAGAGGCGCTGCTGGCCCGCCACCGCCGGTACGCCCAGCCGGAGTTGGAGCTGGCCGTACGGGTGGCGCTCGGTCCGGCCAGCGGCGCGCCACTGCGGCTGGTGCTGCTCGGCGACTCGGTGACCCTCGGAGTGGGGGTGGACCGGGTGGCCGACACGGTCGGCGGCCAGCTGGCCCGGCTGCTCGCCGAGCACGAAGGCGGTTCGGCGGTCGCCGGGCGCCGGGTCCTGCTGTCGAGCGTCGGCGTGGCCGGCTCCCGTTCACGGGACCTGGCCACCCAGGTCGCCCGAGCGCTGCTGGGCGAACGACCGGACGTGGCGGTCGTCCTGATCGGCACCAACGACGCGGCCGCGCTGCGCCGGCCCGGTGAGTCGGCGGTTCATCTCGCTGCGGCGGTACGCCGGCTCCGTAGTGCCGGGACGGAAGTGGTGGTCGGCACCTGCCCGGACCTCGGCGCCGCCCGGGCGATCGCGCCGCCGCTGCGTCAGCTCGCCGGGCTGCTCGGCCGGCGGACCGCCCGGGCCCAGGCCCGCGCCGGCCGGGACGCCGGCGCCCGGGTGGTCGACCTGGCCGGTGAGACCGGCGCGGTGTTCCGCGCCGACCCCAACACCTACTGCCATGACGGCTACCACCCCTCGGCCGACGGATACCGGATCTGGGCGCACGCGCTGCTTCCGGCGGTACTCGCGGCGGCGAACACCGCCCCGCACCGCTGA
- a CDS encoding Bax inhibitor-1/YccA family protein, with protein MKTSNPVLARLGQAAERERATGYAPAGPYGQPGTGQPYPTQAGHPAAPPTVAPMTVDDVVVKTVTLLGITGLSAAAAWILVPDSLLFGAWIGAAIVGLVLGLVISFSRVANPALVVTYAVVEGVFVGLVSKFFEVIAGYQGIVLQAVVATFGVFFLMAALYKMKVIRATPKFTRGLIAAMVGVFAVMMINLVLSLFGVDTGLRSGGPVAIIFSLICIVVASLSFVLSFHEVEEGVRLGLPQRYSWTAAFGILVSLIWLYIEILRLLSFLQGDD; from the coding sequence GTGAAGACATCCAACCCGGTCCTGGCCCGGCTCGGCCAGGCGGCCGAGCGGGAGCGGGCCACCGGGTACGCCCCCGCCGGTCCCTACGGGCAGCCCGGCACCGGGCAGCCATATCCGACGCAGGCCGGTCACCCGGCCGCGCCACCCACCGTCGCGCCGATGACGGTCGACGACGTCGTCGTCAAGACAGTCACCCTGCTCGGCATCACCGGGCTGTCGGCGGCGGCGGCCTGGATCCTGGTCCCCGACTCGCTGCTGTTCGGCGCCTGGATCGGCGCCGCGATCGTCGGTCTGGTGCTGGGGCTGGTCATCTCGTTCTCCCGGGTCGCGAACCCGGCGCTGGTGGTCACCTACGCCGTCGTCGAAGGTGTCTTCGTCGGTCTGGTCAGCAAGTTCTTCGAGGTGATCGCCGGCTACCAGGGCATCGTCCTGCAGGCGGTGGTAGCGACCTTCGGTGTCTTCTTCCTGATGGCCGCCCTCTACAAGATGAAGGTCATCCGGGCCACCCCGAAGTTCACCCGTGGCCTGATCGCCGCGATGGTCGGCGTCTTCGCGGTCATGATGATCAACCTGGTGTTGTCGCTCTTCGGCGTCGACACCGGGCTGCGTAGCGGCGGTCCGGTCGCCATCATCTTCAGCCTCATCTGCATCGTGGTCGCCTCGCTGAGCTTCGTGTTGAGCTTCCACGAGGTCGAGGAGGGCGTCCGGCTCGGCCTGCCGCAGCGCTACTCCTGGACCGCTGCGTTCGGCATCCTGGTCAGCCTGATCTGGCTCTACATCGAGATCCTGCGCCTGCTCAGCTTCTTGCAGGGCGACGACTGA
- a CDS encoding NAD(P)/FAD-dependent oxidoreductase, which produces MNRQRILVVGAGHVGLYAALRLSRKMRRGEVEVIVVDPQPHMTYQPFLPEAAAGNISPRHSVVPLRRELRRCHVIAGAVTRIEHARKVAEVQPIVGPPREIGYDHVIVAPGSVSRTLPIPGLREHGIGFKTIGEAIYLRNHVLERLDVAAATADEQVRRTALTFVFVGGGYAGIEALAEMEDMARDALRYYPELKPTDMRWVLVEATQRVLPEVDRDMGAYTVQQLVKRGMDIRLDTRLESCVDGLVRLSDGDSFPADTIVWTAGVKPSPMLDATDLPRDERRRISCRPTLQVVDGDRTVDGAWSAGDCAAVPDLTGPPGAYCSPSAQHAVRQARTMADNILAVVRGQQPVEYRHKHAGSVASLGLHKGVAQVYGIKMTGLPAWFMHRTYHMSRIPSLNRKVRVIVDWTLALVLKREVVALGQLHDPREEFLGATPQLDQPGAAPARVS; this is translated from the coding sequence GTGAACAGGCAACGGATCCTTGTCGTCGGTGCCGGGCATGTCGGTCTCTACGCTGCCCTGCGCCTGTCCCGCAAGATGCGCCGGGGCGAGGTCGAGGTGATCGTGGTCGACCCGCAGCCGCACATGACCTACCAGCCGTTCCTGCCGGAGGCGGCGGCCGGCAACATCTCACCCCGGCACTCCGTCGTGCCGTTGCGCCGGGAACTGCGCCGCTGCCATGTGATCGCCGGAGCGGTGACCAGGATCGAACACGCCCGCAAGGTCGCCGAGGTGCAACCCATCGTCGGGCCGCCCCGGGAGATCGGCTACGACCATGTGATCGTCGCCCCCGGTTCGGTGTCCCGCACCCTGCCGATTCCCGGCCTGCGGGAGCACGGCATCGGGTTCAAGACCATCGGTGAGGCGATCTACCTGCGTAACCACGTCCTGGAGCGGCTCGACGTGGCGGCGGCGACCGCCGACGAACAGGTTCGCCGGACCGCGTTGACGTTCGTCTTCGTCGGCGGCGGCTACGCCGGCATCGAGGCGCTGGCCGAGATGGAGGACATGGCCCGGGACGCGCTGCGCTACTACCCCGAGCTGAAGCCGACGGACATGCGCTGGGTGCTGGTCGAGGCGACCCAGCGGGTGCTGCCCGAGGTCGACCGGGACATGGGCGCCTACACGGTGCAGCAGCTGGTCAAGCGGGGGATGGACATCCGGTTGGACACCCGGCTGGAGTCCTGCGTCGACGGGCTGGTGCGGCTCTCCGACGGCGACAGCTTCCCGGCCGACACGATCGTCTGGACGGCCGGGGTGAAGCCGTCGCCGATGCTCGATGCCACCGATCTGCCCCGCGACGAGCGGCGGCGGATCAGTTGCCGGCCGACGCTGCAGGTCGTCGACGGCGACCGGACGGTCGACGGAGCGTGGAGCGCCGGTGACTGTGCCGCGGTGCCGGACCTGACCGGCCCGCCCGGGGCGTACTGCTCGCCGAGCGCCCAGCACGCGGTGCGCCAGGCCCGGACGATGGCCGACAACATCCTGGCGGTGGTCCGCGGTCAGCAGCCGGTCGAGTACCGGCACAAGCACGCCGGCAGCGTGGCCAGCCTCGGCCTGCACAAGGGCGTCGCCCAGGTGTACGGGATCAAGATGACCGGGCTGCCGGCCTGGTTCATGCACCGTACGTACCACATGAGCCGGATCCCGTCGCTGAACCGTAAGGTGCGGGTGATCGTCGACTGGACACTCGCGCTGGTGCTCAAGCGTGAGGTGGTGGCGCTCGGGCAACTGCACGACCCGCGTGAGGAGTTCCTCGGGGCGACCCCGCAACTCGACCAGCCGGGTGCCGCGCCAGCCCGGGTCAGCTGA
- a CDS encoding DUF58 domain-containing protein, giving the protein MTATQWQPTRALGRAVLITGLLLITGVILGRVDLVALATPFALGTAYALRRRPAAAPVLDLGAVDANLVEGGQIGARAAAANPADADYDLVVVRALVSPWLRIDEVGVLAPISIDPSPGGGQLLVLERLAAAARPRPSGGVPDRPFGLAVPTGSAAGFELTGVALRWGRQPVGPVAARAIACDGLLSCRPVVAEPVRVPVYPVIDPFNADEAMPRAAGLVGGHRSRRPGEGGELAGVRIFGPGDRLRRIDWRVSLRARQLHVAATLSDRDAEVVLLLDVLTEVGRSGGVSGGASVLDTTVRAAAAIAEHYLHRGDRVSMLEYGPTARRLRPATGRRQYLTVLEWLLEVEVRPTPYEPYDQVFGPQLLSSDALVVVLTPLVDPRSAEMLARMARSGRIVVAVDTLPTTVAPPPRQGQWTEVAYRLWRLDRENTVGQLREHGVPVVTWAGAGSLDQVLRDVARLASAPKAVLR; this is encoded by the coding sequence ATGACCGCCACGCAATGGCAGCCGACCCGGGCGCTGGGCCGGGCGGTGTTGATCACCGGGCTGCTGCTGATCACCGGAGTGATCCTCGGCCGGGTCGACCTGGTCGCGCTGGCCACCCCGTTCGCGCTGGGCACCGCGTACGCGCTGCGCCGCCGACCGGCCGCCGCGCCGGTGCTGGACCTCGGGGCGGTTGACGCCAACCTCGTCGAGGGCGGCCAGATCGGTGCCCGGGCCGCCGCGGCCAACCCGGCCGACGCCGACTACGACCTGGTGGTGGTACGCGCGTTGGTGTCGCCGTGGCTGCGCATCGACGAGGTCGGGGTGCTGGCGCCGATCTCGATCGACCCGTCACCCGGCGGCGGCCAGCTGCTGGTACTCGAACGGTTGGCGGCGGCGGCCCGACCCCGCCCCAGTGGTGGGGTGCCGGACCGTCCGTTCGGTCTGGCGGTGCCGACCGGCTCGGCGGCCGGCTTCGAGCTGACCGGGGTGGCGCTGCGCTGGGGCCGCCAGCCGGTCGGGCCGGTCGCCGCGCGGGCGATCGCCTGCGACGGGCTGCTGTCCTGCCGGCCGGTGGTCGCCGAACCGGTCCGGGTGCCGGTCTACCCGGTGATCGACCCGTTCAACGCCGACGAGGCGATGCCCCGCGCCGCCGGGCTGGTCGGTGGGCACCGGTCCCGCCGGCCGGGGGAAGGCGGCGAACTGGCCGGGGTGCGCATCTTCGGCCCCGGCGACCGGCTGCGCCGGATCGACTGGCGGGTGTCGCTGCGGGCCCGGCAGCTGCACGTCGCCGCGACCCTGTCCGACCGCGACGCCGAGGTGGTGCTGCTGCTCGACGTCCTCACCGAGGTCGGCCGGTCCGGCGGGGTGTCCGGCGGTGCGTCGGTGCTGGACACCACGGTCCGGGCGGCGGCCGCGATCGCCGAACACTACCTGCACCGCGGTGACCGGGTGTCGATGCTGGAGTACGGGCCGACGGCTCGCCGGCTGCGTCCGGCCACCGGCCGTCGGCAGTACCTGACGGTCCTGGAGTGGCTGCTCGAGGTCGAGGTGCGGCCCACCCCGTACGAACCGTACGACCAGGTCTTCGGCCCGCAGCTGCTCTCCTCGGACGCGCTGGTCGTGGTGCTGACCCCCCTGGTGGACCCGCGGTCGGCGGAGATGCTGGCCCGGATGGCCCGGTCGGGGCGGATCGTCGTCGCCGTCGACACCCTGCCCACCACGGTGGCGCCGCCGCCCCGGCAGGGTCAGTGGACCGAGGTGGCGTACCGGCTGTGGCGGCTGGACCGGGAGAACACCGTCGGGCAGCTGCGCGAACACGGCGTACCGGTGGTGACCTGGGCCGGGGCCGGCAGTCTCGACCAGGTGCTGCGGGACGTGGCCCGGCTGGCGTCGGCGCCCAAGGCGGTGCTGCGATGA
- a CDS encoding MoxR family ATPase, which produces MNDVVAAPTTEVSRLAHAVLDSVGTVLVGKRDALELVLAGILAGGHVLLEDLPGLGKTLTARSFAQALGLDFRRLQFTPDLLPADVTGSFLYDQRSADFTFRAGPLFTNLLLADEINRTPPKTQSALLEAMQEKQVSVEGVTYRLEAPFHVLATANPIEYEGTYPLPEAQLDRFLLRVSFGYPSHEEEWEVLRRRISRRQEETELAAVVDAAGLRAMQAALENVVVEDSIGRYIVALTAATREHPSVLVGASPRGSLALLLLARAKAVLAGRDFVVPEDVKEVAAPVLAHRITLRPEMWLRRVDPSFVVGEVLAQTPAPASGALPSYGGGYGPPGNAAAGRRAAP; this is translated from the coding sequence ATGAACGACGTGGTGGCAGCCCCGACCACCGAGGTCAGCCGGCTCGCGCACGCCGTACTGGACTCGGTCGGCACCGTGCTGGTCGGCAAGCGGGACGCGCTGGAGCTGGTCCTCGCCGGCATCCTCGCCGGTGGGCACGTGCTGCTGGAGGACCTCCCCGGGCTGGGTAAGACGTTGACCGCCCGGTCGTTCGCCCAGGCGTTGGGGCTGGACTTCCGTCGGCTGCAGTTCACCCCCGACCTGCTGCCGGCCGACGTCACCGGTTCGTTCCTCTACGACCAGCGCAGCGCTGACTTCACCTTCCGGGCCGGTCCTCTGTTCACCAATCTGCTGCTCGCCGACGAGATCAACCGGACACCGCCGAAGACCCAGTCGGCGCTGCTGGAGGCGATGCAGGAGAAGCAGGTGTCGGTCGAGGGGGTCACCTACCGGCTGGAGGCGCCGTTCCACGTGCTGGCCACCGCCAACCCGATCGAGTACGAGGGGACCTACCCGCTTCCCGAGGCGCAGCTGGACCGGTTCCTGCTGCGGGTGTCGTTCGGCTACCCCAGCCACGAGGAGGAGTGGGAGGTACTGCGTCGGCGCATCTCCCGCCGCCAGGAGGAGACCGAGCTGGCCGCCGTGGTCGACGCCGCCGGGCTGCGCGCCATGCAGGCGGCGCTGGAGAACGTGGTGGTCGAGGACTCCATCGGCCGGTACATCGTGGCCCTCACCGCGGCCACCCGGGAACACCCGTCGGTCCTGGTCGGAGCGTCGCCCCGGGGTTCGCTGGCGCTGCTGCTGCTGGCCCGGGCCAAGGCGGTGCTGGCCGGCCGGGACTTCGTCGTGCCGGAGGACGTCAAGGAGGTGGCCGCCCCCGTACTGGCACACCGGATCACCCTGCGGCCGGAGATGTGGCTGCGTCGGGTGGATCCGTCGTTCGTGGTCGGCGAGGTACTGGCGCAGACCCCGGCCCCGGCCAGCGGCGCTCTGCCCAGTTACGGCGGCGGGTACGGTCCACCGGGCAACGCGGCGGCCGGCCGCCGCGCGGCGCCGTGA
- a CDS encoding DUF4129 domain-containing protein, which yields MDSAAIRRLWPLAAVAVLLALTAVAAANSTLPVGRTDAAVERDLPALPDYQQPQTAPTYQPPPDDFAAADQQQLPSWIPLLAGALCGLAVLVVAGLLLWTLLRDVVRRRPRSTPVGIRRRSTSPPGPASTAEVVAAVDAGLVELSAADADPRRAVIACWVRLEQAAAAAGTPRQIGDTPTDLVTRLLAGHEISAEVLSAFAGVYREARYARHDVDERTREQARWALRQLRTELTAAVGPGEGGPAGE from the coding sequence ATGGATTCCGCGGCTATCCGCAGGCTGTGGCCACTCGCCGCCGTCGCCGTACTGCTCGCGCTGACCGCGGTCGCGGCGGCGAACTCCACCCTGCCGGTCGGTCGCACCGACGCCGCCGTGGAACGGGACCTACCCGCGCTGCCGGACTACCAGCAGCCGCAGACGGCACCGACGTACCAGCCGCCGCCGGACGACTTCGCCGCCGCCGACCAGCAGCAGCTTCCATCCTGGATCCCGCTGCTCGCCGGGGCGCTGTGCGGCCTCGCCGTGCTGGTCGTCGCCGGTCTGCTGCTGTGGACCCTGCTGCGCGACGTGGTGCGCCGCCGACCCCGGTCGACCCCGGTCGGTATCCGGCGGCGGAGCACGTCACCGCCCGGCCCGGCCAGCACGGCCGAAGTGGTCGCCGCCGTCGACGCCGGTCTGGTCGAGCTCTCCGCTGCCGACGCCGACCCGCGCCGGGCGGTGATCGCCTGCTGGGTACGCCTGGAGCAGGCCGCCGCCGCGGCCGGCACGCCGCGCCAGATTGGTGACACCCCGACCGATCTGGTCACCCGGCTGCTCGCCGGGCACGAGATCAGCGCCGAGGTGCTGTCGGCGTTCGCGGGCGTCTACCGGGAGGCCCGCTACGCCCGGCACGACGTCGACGAACGGACCCGGGAGCAGGCGCGGTGGGCGCTGCGCCAGCTGCGTACCGAGCTGACCGCCGCGGTCGGCCCCGGCGAAGGCGGGCCGGCTGGTGAGTGA
- a CDS encoding uracil-DNA glycosylase — protein MSASAADVTSAAARVPDLPTLDHAIAGCRACPNLVAWREEVAATKRAAFRDQTYWGRPVPGFGPPDARIAILGLAPAAHGGNRTGRVFTGDRSGDVLFAALHRAGLANQPTSVAVDDGLRLSDTRVVAAVRCAPPANRPTPAERDTCAPWLHREIALLKPTLRVVVALGAFAWAAWWPAMTGVYGRRPPTPRPAFGHGAHWSGGGAVPDVLGCYHVSQQNTFTGRLTPAMLDEVFTEVNRLAGRN, from the coding sequence ATCAGCGCCAGCGCGGCCGACGTGACCAGCGCGGCGGCGCGGGTGCCGGACCTGCCGACGCTGGACCACGCGATTGCCGGCTGCCGGGCCTGCCCGAACCTGGTCGCCTGGCGGGAAGAGGTCGCCGCGACGAAGCGCGCGGCGTTTCGGGACCAGACCTACTGGGGCCGTCCGGTACCCGGATTCGGGCCGCCGGACGCCCGGATCGCGATCCTCGGGCTGGCACCGGCGGCGCACGGCGGCAACCGCACCGGCCGGGTCTTCACCGGCGACCGCTCCGGCGACGTGCTGTTCGCCGCACTGCACCGCGCCGGGCTGGCCAACCAGCCGACCAGCGTCGCCGTCGATGACGGTCTGCGGCTGTCGGACACCCGGGTGGTGGCCGCTGTCCGCTGCGCCCCGCCGGCGAACCGCCCCACCCCGGCCGAACGGGACACCTGCGCGCCCTGGCTGCACCGGGAGATCGCCCTGCTGAAACCGACGCTGCGGGTGGTGGTCGCGCTCGGCGCGTTCGCCTGGGCGGCCTGGTGGCCGGCGATGACCGGGGTGTACGGGCGACGACCGCCCACACCCCGGCCGGCGTTCGGCCATGGGGCACACTGGTCGGGCGGCGGGGCGGTGCCCGACGTGCTGGGCTGCTACCACGTCAGCCAGCAGAACACGTTCACCGGACGGCTCACGCCCGCCATGCTCGACGAGGTGTTCACCGAGGTGAATCGCCTGGCGGGGCGGAATTGA
- a CDS encoding dienelactone hydrolase family protein translates to MGEMVSYRSNGGTSEGYLALPPASGGGGAAGAAPAVIVIQEWWGLVPHITTVADRLAEAGFVALAPDLYHGVQATEPDDARRLLMGLAMDQAAKDIAGAAEYLAGRAESAGDTVGTVGFCAGGSLALWSATLAGRIVATAGFYPALPWERMRPDWAGYAGKSAMIHCSEQDGTSAADGIQQAKGYIEAAGGGCVVYDYPGTRHAFFNDDRPESYDDDASTRAWARTLEMFRTRLG, encoded by the coding sequence ATGGGCGAGATGGTGAGCTACCGCAGCAACGGCGGGACCAGCGAGGGATACCTGGCCCTGCCGCCGGCATCCGGGGGTGGCGGCGCGGCGGGCGCCGCACCTGCGGTCATTGTGATCCAGGAATGGTGGGGGCTGGTGCCGCACATCACCACGGTCGCCGACCGGCTCGCCGAGGCGGGGTTCGTGGCCCTCGCCCCTGACCTCTACCACGGCGTACAGGCGACCGAGCCGGATGACGCCCGCCGGCTGCTGATGGGCCTGGCGATGGACCAGGCGGCCAAGGACATCGCGGGCGCCGCCGAGTACCTCGCCGGCCGGGCCGAGTCGGCGGGCGACACCGTAGGTACAGTCGGCTTCTGCGCCGGCGGCAGCCTGGCGCTCTGGTCGGCCACGCTGGCCGGGCGGATCGTCGCCACCGCCGGGTTCTACCCGGCGTTGCCGTGGGAGCGGATGCGTCCCGACTGGGCGGGCTACGCCGGCAAGTCGGCGATGATCCACTGCTCGGAGCAGGACGGCACCTCCGCCGCCGACGGGATCCAGCAGGCCAAGGGCTACATCGAGGCGGCCGGCGGCGGCTGCGTGGTCTACGACTACCCTGGCACTCGGCACGCGTTCTTCAACGACGACCGGCCGGAGTCGTACGACGACGACGCGTCGACGCGTGCCTGGGCGCGGACCCTGGAGATGTTCCGGACCCGACTCGGCTGA
- a CDS encoding Ppx/GppA phosphatase family protein, translated as MAGIDCGTNAVRLLIADLPDLRQPAESGTGSAPEAGSPAGSVAAPLTDVVRRMEIVRLGEGVDRTRRLAPAAIERTRQALTGYAAELAEHGVERVRMCATSASRDADNADEFVAMVQATLGVTPEVVTGDEEARLTFAGAVGGLAATAPAPYLVVDIGGGSSEFVVGADTVHRAVSVDVGCVRMTERHLRADPPTAAQIAAAERDIAAAVDQALSVVLGPDRSGPPPTLVGLAGSVTTVAGIALRLDSYRADRLHHARISYDQVAEVTADLLAMPVGQRLRIPVMHPGRADVIAAGALVLRIVMERADVSSVVASEHDILDGICLSLR; from the coding sequence GTGGCGGGCATCGACTGTGGCACCAACGCGGTCCGGTTGCTGATCGCGGACCTGCCGGACCTGCGGCAGCCAGCAGAATCCGGGACCGGCTCGGCCCCGGAAGCCGGCTCGCCGGCTGGGTCGGTCGCCGCGCCGCTGACCGACGTGGTCCGCCGGATGGAGATTGTCCGGCTCGGGGAAGGCGTCGACCGGACCCGCCGGCTCGCCCCGGCGGCCATCGAACGGACCCGGCAGGCTCTCACCGGGTACGCCGCCGAGCTGGCCGAGCACGGTGTCGAGCGGGTTCGGATGTGCGCCACCTCGGCCAGCCGCGACGCCGACAACGCCGACGAGTTCGTGGCAATGGTGCAGGCCACCCTCGGAGTGACCCCGGAGGTGGTGACCGGCGACGAGGAGGCCCGGCTCACCTTTGCCGGGGCGGTCGGTGGGCTGGCGGCCACCGCGCCGGCACCGTATCTGGTGGTGGACATCGGCGGCGGGTCCAGCGAGTTCGTCGTCGGCGCTGACACGGTGCACCGGGCGGTGTCGGTGGACGTCGGCTGCGTACGGATGACCGAGCGGCACCTGCGCGCCGATCCGCCGACCGCCGCCCAGATCGCCGCCGCCGAACGCGACATCGCGGCGGCGGTTGACCAGGCGTTGTCGGTGGTGCTGGGGCCGGACCGGTCCGGCCCGCCGCCGACGCTGGTCGGGCTCGCCGGGTCGGTGACCACGGTGGCCGGGATCGCGCTGCGGCTGGACAGCTACCGGGCGGACAGGCTGCACCACGCCCGGATCAGCTACGACCAGGTGGCCGAGGTGACCGCCGACCTGCTGGCCATGCCGGTCGGGCAGCGGCTGCGGATCCCGGTGATGCACCCGGGCCGGGCCGACGTGATCGCCGCCGGTGCCCTGGTGCTGCGGATCGTGATGGAACGCGCCGACGTGTCGTCGGTGGTGGCCAGTGAGCACGACATCCTGGACGGGATCTGTCTGAGTTTGCGGTGA
- a CDS encoding amino-acid N-acetyltransferase, which produces MTDPGFDAGLVVRRARTRDVRGIRRLIDLYSPDRRLLSKATVTLFEDVQEFWVAERPADGAIVGCGALHVMWEDLAEIRTVAVDPQCRGRRIGHRIVTELLAVARQLGVARVFVLTFETRFFASFGFVEIDGAPVPAQVYEQLLRSYDEGVAEFLGLERVKPNTLGNSRMLLHLR; this is translated from the coding sequence GTGACGGATCCCGGATTCGATGCCGGGCTGGTCGTCCGCCGGGCCCGGACCCGCGACGTACGGGGTATCCGCCGGCTGATCGACCTGTACAGCCCGGACCGTCGACTGCTCAGCAAAGCCACGGTCACGCTGTTCGAGGACGTGCAGGAGTTCTGGGTCGCCGAACGGCCAGCGGACGGGGCGATCGTCGGCTGCGGCGCGCTGCACGTGATGTGGGAGGACTTGGCGGAGATCCGTACCGTCGCGGTCGACCCGCAGTGCCGGGGCCGGCGGATCGGGCACCGGATCGTGACGGAGCTGCTCGCCGTCGCCCGTCAGCTGGGGGTGGCGCGGGTGTTCGTGCTCACCTTCGAGACCAGGTTCTTCGCCAGCTTCGGCTTCGTCGAGATCGACGGGGCTCCGGTGCCGGCCCAGGTCTACGAGCAACTGCTGCGTTCGTACGACGAAGGCGTCGCCGAGTTCCTCGGGTTGGAGCGGGTCAAACCGAATACGCTCGGCAACTCCCGGATGCTGCTGCACCTGCGGTGA